From Streptomyces sp. NBC_00690, a single genomic window includes:
- a CDS encoding amidohydrolase — MANPQRRSDDGRTWLLHSGVVHPLGDDSAAHNAILLHDGRVLASGDRADLRRAAPPQVREIDLRGKTVMPGLIDIHPHMMQQAAQMAPLVDLTDAVDHADIVARIAERARITPPGEWIITTPVGEPFYFQRRSYRDLPERMLPDRRVLDGATSEHPVLIQAWAPVTPNICAFNTAGLRRVGITDFIPDRVCDVWIDKEVGPGGNGSVTGILRGSVNQIYNFDPFWTQILSKIPLMTADPATVTRQAMARYNAMGVTTVYEPHNMTPAFLDGYRALNAAGSLTTRVAISMEVENCARPPFQPLSMSEFAQSLERGRQTLDEGDDLLRVCGLTLAASGGPCWPGHMQMPEPYDDPYGRPTKGTPFISSEKIEAFARFCLDHDVRANFLAAGFTDHDTILDVLDTPDIAARMPRGPGRSWIVQHVPVITEPQARRYQRLGFDVTTCPGFAWAKGEMYGQRIGPHIWRDAGPLKRLLRAGLTVACGTDWGPKNPFEQMQLAQTHTFAVTGRSNATPDHVVTRREAVDMWTTSGGQVLNWAGIGTLAPGAAADLIVLDRSPLTCGIDELPNTEVELTMLAGTVVHDPGALGD, encoded by the coding sequence ATGGCGAATCCGCAAAGACGGTCGGACGACGGCCGCACCTGGCTCCTGCACAGTGGAGTGGTCCATCCGCTGGGCGATGATTCCGCGGCCCACAACGCCATCCTGCTGCACGACGGCCGGGTGCTCGCCTCCGGGGACCGTGCGGACCTACGCCGCGCTGCCCCACCCCAGGTACGCGAGATCGACCTCCGCGGCAAGACCGTCATGCCGGGTCTGATCGACATCCATCCGCACATGATGCAGCAGGCAGCCCAGATGGCCCCCCTGGTGGATCTCACGGACGCGGTGGACCACGCCGATATCGTTGCGCGGATCGCCGAGCGCGCCCGGATCACACCGCCCGGCGAATGGATCATCACCACACCGGTCGGCGAACCCTTCTACTTCCAACGGCGTTCCTACCGGGACCTCCCCGAACGGATGTTGCCCGATCGGCGGGTGCTCGATGGGGCAACCAGCGAACATCCCGTACTCATCCAGGCATGGGCGCCCGTCACACCGAACATCTGCGCCTTCAACACGGCCGGGCTACGCCGGGTGGGCATCACCGACTTCATCCCCGATCGGGTGTGCGACGTCTGGATCGACAAGGAAGTGGGCCCGGGGGGCAACGGCTCGGTGACCGGAATCCTCCGGGGATCGGTCAACCAGATCTACAACTTCGATCCGTTCTGGACACAGATCCTCAGCAAGATTCCGCTGATGACCGCCGACCCGGCCACGGTCACCCGCCAAGCCATGGCCAGGTACAACGCCATGGGCGTCACCACCGTCTACGAGCCGCACAACATGACCCCGGCCTTCCTCGACGGATACCGTGCCCTCAACGCCGCAGGCTCGCTCACCACTCGGGTCGCCATCTCCATGGAGGTGGAGAACTGCGCCCGACCGCCCTTCCAACCGCTCAGCATGAGCGAGTTCGCCCAGTCGTTGGAACGAGGCCGTCAGACGCTCGACGAAGGCGACGATCTGCTCCGTGTGTGCGGGCTGACCCTCGCCGCATCGGGCGGGCCGTGCTGGCCAGGCCATATGCAGATGCCGGAGCCCTACGACGACCCCTACGGCAGGCCGACCAAGGGGACGCCCTTCATCTCGTCCGAGAAGATCGAAGCGTTCGCCCGCTTCTGCCTGGACCATGACGTCCGCGCCAATTTCCTGGCCGCTGGCTTCACCGACCACGACACCATCCTCGATGTGCTGGACACCCCTGACATCGCCGCCCGCATGCCCCGCGGCCCGGGCCGTTCCTGGATCGTGCAGCACGTCCCCGTCATCACCGAACCCCAGGCCCGCCGTTACCAACGCCTCGGCTTCGACGTCACCACCTGCCCGGGATTCGCCTGGGCGAAGGGGGAGATGTACGGGCAGCGCATCGGGCCCCACATCTGGCGGGACGCCGGGCCGCTCAAACGGCTGCTGCGGGCGGGACTGACGGTCGCCTGCGGTACCGACTGGGGACCGAAGAACCCCTTCGAGCAGATGCAACTGGCCCAGACACACACCTTCGCCGTCACCGGCCGCAGCAACGCAACGCCCGACCATGTGGTGACCCGGCGTGAAGCGGTCGACATGTGGACCACCAGCGGTGGACAGGTACTGAACTGGGCAGGCATCGGTACCCTCGCGCCCGGGGCGGCAGCCGACCTCATTGTGCTCGACCGCTCACCGCTGACCTGCGGCATCGACGAACTACCCAACACCGAGGTCGAGCTGACCATGCTGGCCGGAACCGTTGTGCACGATCCCGGCGCCCTCGGCGACTGA
- a CDS encoding MFS transporter produces the protein MRDSITPTSSTSPAQQSDPRRVALACMVGTMIEWYDFYIYGMAAALVFGPQFFPSLSPFAGALASFATFAVGFGARPLGGVILGHFGDRVGRKTVLVVSLLLMGLSTFAIGLLPTYATIGIWAPILLVVCRFLQGVGLGGEWGGAALMAVEHAPKGKRGLYGSAISLGIPAGLVLANMAFLIMARLAPDSAFADWGWRVPFLFSIVLVLVGLWVRLNVAESPYFKKAQEREEEQRLPVLELFTTYPRQLLLAAGSFIGNSAIGYIVIVYLLSYTTTVLNLPRQRILWIVLLSMSVLAITITLSARYSDRLGRRRVYLAGSIGLLIWSAAFFPLIDTGSTVLIALAVTVMNALSGMVLGPQPALFAEMFSTRVRYSGASLSYQLGALLGGAVAPLAATSLYEWTGSSWPITVYLLAVSLISLVCVWAFSETSTRDLGDDDQDPAVKPGLVTIELPEAGRDGVAR, from the coding sequence ATGCGAGACTCCATTACCCCGACCTCATCGACCTCGCCCGCGCAGCAGAGCGACCCGCGTCGTGTTGCGCTGGCCTGCATGGTCGGCACCATGATCGAGTGGTACGACTTCTACATCTACGGCATGGCCGCGGCCCTCGTCTTCGGGCCGCAGTTCTTCCCCAGCCTCTCCCCGTTCGCCGGTGCGCTCGCCTCCTTCGCCACCTTCGCGGTGGGATTCGGCGCCCGCCCCCTCGGTGGTGTGATCCTCGGACACTTCGGTGACCGCGTCGGTCGCAAGACCGTCCTGGTGGTGTCCCTGTTGTTGATGGGGCTCTCCACCTTTGCCATCGGCTTGCTGCCGACGTACGCCACCATCGGTATCTGGGCTCCCATCCTGCTGGTCGTCTGCCGCTTCCTCCAGGGCGTTGGCCTTGGTGGGGAGTGGGGTGGGGCCGCACTGATGGCCGTCGAGCACGCCCCGAAGGGAAAGCGCGGACTCTACGGGAGTGCGATCTCGTTGGGGATTCCCGCCGGTCTGGTGCTGGCGAACATGGCGTTCCTGATCATGGCTCGACTCGCACCGGACAGCGCCTTCGCCGACTGGGGATGGCGAGTGCCGTTCCTCTTCAGCATCGTCTTGGTCCTGGTCGGCCTCTGGGTACGGCTGAACGTCGCTGAGAGCCCGTACTTCAAGAAGGCACAGGAACGTGAGGAAGAGCAACGGCTACCCGTACTGGAACTCTTCACGACCTACCCCAGACAGCTCCTCCTCGCGGCCGGCTCCTTCATCGGCAACAGCGCGATCGGCTACATCGTCATCGTCTATCTGTTGTCGTACACCACCACCGTCCTCAATCTGCCCAGACAGCGGATTCTGTGGATCGTCCTCCTCAGCATGAGCGTGCTGGCGATCACCATCACCCTGTCCGCCCGCTACTCCGACCGGCTGGGCCGACGACGTGTCTACCTCGCAGGTTCCATCGGGCTGCTGATCTGGTCCGCGGCGTTCTTCCCACTGATCGACACGGGCTCCACCGTGCTGATCGCGCTCGCCGTGACGGTGATGAACGCACTCTCCGGAATGGTGTTGGGACCGCAGCCCGCGCTGTTCGCCGAGATGTTCAGCACCCGGGTGCGCTACAGCGGGGCGTCGCTCAGCTACCAACTCGGCGCACTGCTCGGTGGAGCCGTCGCGCCGCTCGCGGCAACCTCGCTCTACGAGTGGACGGGAAGCTCATGGCCGATCACCGTCTATCTGCTGGCCGTGTCACTGATCAGCCTGGTCTGTGTGTGGGCCTTCAGCGAGACCAGCACGCGGGATCTCGGCGACGATGACCAAGACCCGGCGGTGAAGCCAGGGCTTGTGACGATCGAGCTACCCGAAGCGGGCCGCGACGGTGTGGCGCGGTGA
- a CDS encoding gamma-glutamyltransferase family protein: MVSSSHWLASGAAMAMLERGGNAFDAVAAAVFTLQVVEPHQSGPGGDMVLIFAGAEESSAHVLCGQGPAPATATIGAFHALGLELVPGSGLLPATVPGATPALLTLLRDHGTLRLGEVLEPAIGYARAGYPLGSAAAQTMAAMSEVFTTHWPTSAAIYPARPHEGSRFTNEPLARMYERLVREAEGVGTCRATQLDAALSVWSQGFVAEAIDGFARRPVPDATGTRHSGFLSGQDIADWAPAYEAAVSVDFRGHTVCKPAAWSQGPVLLQQLKLLEPFELVPGTEEYVHLVVEAAKLAFADREAWYGDVPDVPLPELLSETYAAQRRVLLGESASLELRPGSPGGRTPRLPGLTATAAHRTSDVTTAEPTLGTASVGRRGTGATGGDTVHVDVVDRWGTMVAAMPSGGWLQSSPVIPELGFALGNRLQMTWLQEGLASSLMPGRRPRTTLSPTLVLQGGRPVLACGSPGGDQQDQWQLLFLLRRLTGNRSLQGAMEAPVFHSAHFPGSFYPRLARPGQLVAEERLGSRVLAQLATRGHEVVSAPDWSLGRMCAVGRAPEGLLTAAADPRGGLSYATGR; the protein is encoded by the coding sequence ATGGTCTCTTCCTCGCACTGGCTGGCCAGTGGGGCCGCGATGGCGATGCTCGAACGCGGTGGCAATGCCTTCGACGCGGTCGCTGCCGCGGTGTTCACGCTCCAGGTCGTGGAACCGCACCAGAGCGGGCCCGGTGGGGACATGGTGCTCATCTTCGCGGGCGCCGAAGAATCCTCGGCGCACGTACTCTGCGGACAGGGCCCAGCGCCCGCAACCGCGACGATCGGTGCGTTCCACGCGCTCGGGCTGGAGCTGGTACCGGGGTCCGGGCTGCTGCCCGCGACCGTTCCGGGAGCCACCCCCGCCCTGCTGACCCTCCTGAGGGATCACGGCACCCTGCGACTCGGCGAGGTCCTGGAACCGGCCATCGGGTACGCCCGGGCCGGCTATCCGCTGGGGAGCGCGGCGGCGCAGACCATGGCAGCGATGTCGGAAGTGTTCACCACCCACTGGCCCACGTCGGCGGCCATCTATCCGGCGCGACCGCACGAGGGCAGCCGCTTCACCAACGAGCCACTGGCTCGGATGTATGAGCGGTTGGTGCGGGAGGCCGAAGGCGTCGGGACCTGCCGTGCGACACAGCTCGATGCGGCACTCTCCGTCTGGAGCCAGGGCTTTGTCGCCGAAGCCATCGATGGGTTTGCGCGGCGACCGGTGCCCGATGCCACCGGGACACGACACAGCGGGTTCCTCTCGGGCCAGGACATCGCCGATTGGGCGCCCGCGTATGAGGCGGCGGTCAGCGTCGACTTCCGTGGCCATACGGTGTGCAAACCCGCCGCTTGGAGTCAAGGGCCGGTTCTCCTCCAGCAGTTGAAACTGTTGGAGCCGTTTGAGCTGGTCCCAGGCACCGAGGAGTACGTTCATCTGGTGGTGGAGGCAGCGAAGCTCGCCTTCGCCGATCGAGAGGCGTGGTACGGCGATGTGCCCGACGTCCCGTTGCCCGAGCTCCTTTCGGAAACGTACGCCGCTCAGCGCCGCGTACTGTTGGGGGAGAGCGCGTCGTTGGAGTTGCGGCCGGGTTCGCCCGGTGGGCGAACGCCTCGACTGCCCGGGCTGACGGCGACAGCGGCGCATCGCACCTCGGATGTCACCACCGCCGAACCGACCTTGGGAACCGCCTCGGTCGGTCGTCGCGGCACCGGCGCGACGGGGGGCGACACGGTCCATGTCGATGTGGTCGACCGGTGGGGCACGATGGTCGCCGCGATGCCGAGCGGCGGTTGGTTGCAGTCTTCGCCCGTGATCCCCGAGTTGGGGTTCGCGCTGGGCAATCGGCTTCAGATGACCTGGCTCCAAGAAGGGCTCGCCAGCTCTCTCATGCCAGGTCGCCGCCCCCGGACCACTCTTTCCCCCACCTTGGTGCTCCAGGGCGGACGTCCGGTGCTCGCCTGCGGATCACCCGGGGGCGATCAGCAGGACCAGTGGCAACTGCTCTTCCTGCTCCGGCGGTTGACGGGGAACCGTAGCCTCCAGGGCGCCATGGAAGCCCCGGTGTTCCACAGTGCGCACTTCCCGGGTTCGTTCTATCCGCGGCTGGCGCGACCAGGGCAGTTGGTGGCGGAGGAGCGACTCGGGAGCCGAGTGCTGGCCCAACTCGCCACGCGCGGACACGAAGTGGTGTCCGCGCCTGACTGGTCGCTCGGCCGTATGTGCGCAGTCGGTCGGGCACCGGAGGGACTCCTCACGGCTGCCGCCGATCCACGCGGTGGGTTGAGCTACGCGACGGGGCGGTGA
- a CDS encoding FadR/GntR family transcriptional regulator: MALSGNAPKADTLAKYVEDLIAQRRLTPGERIATKEELRLESGVARATVNEAVRLLQARGRIVVRPGPGGGLFVAPTDPVVRLGQTLLTVHSEPVSVIDAIAVRNGLEPIIASDAARFRSTRDIADLRVLIDAMADAVDDPERFLRANWRLHERIAHIVRNHILQTVYLGLVQFIQDQATEVVPHHTLEEHTKYKKHRLNIHIDLVQAIAAGDPEAATAAAERHALNPMTTPIEQEEPAAANPLMESASAWDTTPRGTATGRSHG; the protein is encoded by the coding sequence ATGGCGCTGTCTGGAAACGCTCCCAAGGCCGACACCCTGGCCAAATATGTTGAAGACCTCATCGCACAACGGCGACTCACACCCGGCGAACGCATCGCGACCAAGGAGGAGCTACGCCTTGAAAGCGGTGTCGCACGCGCGACGGTGAACGAGGCGGTCAGACTCCTCCAGGCCCGAGGACGCATCGTTGTGCGCCCCGGACCCGGTGGAGGGCTGTTCGTCGCCCCCACCGATCCCGTGGTCCGACTCGGCCAGACCCTGCTCACCGTGCACAGCGAACCGGTGAGCGTCATCGATGCCATCGCCGTACGCAACGGCCTCGAACCCATCATCGCGAGCGATGCCGCACGCTTCCGCAGCACCCGGGACATCGCCGATCTGCGCGTCCTCATCGACGCGATGGCCGATGCCGTGGACGACCCCGAGCGGTTCCTGCGGGCCAACTGGCGCCTGCACGAGCGGATCGCCCACATCGTGCGCAACCACATCCTTCAGACCGTGTATCTAGGACTGGTGCAGTTCATCCAGGACCAGGCAACGGAAGTGGTGCCGCACCACACCCTGGAAGAACACACGAAGTACAAGAAGCACCGCCTCAACATCCATATCGACCTCGTACAGGCCATCGCAGCAGGGGACCCCGAAGCGGCCACAGCGGCGGCCGAGCGCCATGCGCTCAACCCGATGACCACGCCCATCGAGCAGGAGGAACCCGCCGCGGCAAATCCTCTGATGGAATCGGCGAGCGCATGGGACACGACACCGAGAGGGACCGCAACGGGCAGATCGCACGGCTGA
- a CDS encoding RidA family protein: MAIERIDTDPSRAGELPYAPVVKIDAPATMYFLGGATALPLYHNHPHVPEECVLPDDIVEQTHRVMRNIQQVLDHLGLTWRNVVKTTEYITDIRDADLMHATMDEYYQGWTPAATMVAVNNLSAPGARFELDAVAMGPQT, translated from the coding sequence ATGGCCATTGAACGAATCGACACCGATCCTTCCCGTGCAGGCGAGCTGCCGTATGCGCCTGTGGTGAAGATCGATGCTCCCGCGACGATGTACTTCCTCGGCGGGGCGACCGCCCTTCCGCTCTATCACAACCACCCGCACGTTCCGGAAGAGTGTGTACTGCCCGACGACATCGTCGAGCAGACGCACCGGGTCATGCGCAACATCCAGCAGGTCCTGGACCACTTGGGCCTGACCTGGCGCAACGTCGTGAAGACGACCGAGTACATCACCGATATTCGCGACGCGGACCTGATGCACGCGACGATGGACGAGTACTACCAGGGGTGGACACCGGCGGCCACGATGGTCGCGGTCAACAACCTCAGCGCACCCGGGGCCCGCTTCGAGCTCGACGCCGTCGCCATGGGCCCGCAGACCTGA
- a CDS encoding amidohydrolase — translation MPRSRSAATGGAHRATSADSVLTNANILTVDADFSTADAVAMAGGRIVGVGTHEDIQHLIGPDTQITDLGGRTVLPGFIDTHGHLGLFGQEKHWVNLDGAGSVTEICERIARAAATTPIGEAIVATPVGDHPYFFRVPECLVEGRFPTRQELDAAAPDHPVYITAPTNRVPNSALFNTRALRAAGLMSAKTFTKALKGKSKDGMEVTDTAYWLDGIEVVRDQQTGRPTGEIRNMQPIYNPSSYYDKITPFLPQPTYESIRDGIRLMAPDFLAEGVTTLLENHLTRAEELRSYRELDLPLRIFFAHEIDARQSVEEIERMLRTVSFSGREGFGDDHLALVGVSIGVDGPHWHGAGVADEHYIGPDGTMINPDPLVPEPIYRAIVGLAARLGLRVHTCAGGRRAIQIALDAFAAADDESSISDRRFVLEHCEFPTPAQIAECGRLGVVPTTTTNFLWGKVSEVFIDRLGGGDYSENAIPLRWWLDAGIPVAQETDWGPRSVMFSIWQSLARQSGLTGEVIGAHQRISREEAIRLFTNNGAHALFKEDVLGSIEVGKFADLVVLSESPMTCPEDAIKDIEVLVTMIDGKAVHGHEVLAQLREAQ, via the coding sequence ATGCCCAGATCGCGGTCCGCCGCCACCGGCGGGGCTCATCGCGCCACCAGCGCCGACAGCGTACTGACCAACGCCAACATCCTCACCGTGGACGCTGACTTCAGCACTGCGGACGCGGTCGCCATGGCCGGCGGCCGAATCGTCGGGGTGGGCACGCATGAGGACATACAGCACCTCATAGGGCCCGACACACAGATCACCGATCTCGGTGGCCGTACGGTGCTGCCCGGGTTCATCGACACCCATGGTCACCTCGGCCTGTTCGGCCAGGAGAAGCACTGGGTCAATCTCGATGGGGCGGGCTCGGTCACCGAGATTTGCGAGCGGATCGCGCGGGCGGCTGCGACGACGCCCATCGGCGAGGCGATCGTCGCCACTCCGGTCGGTGATCATCCGTACTTCTTCCGCGTGCCTGAGTGTCTCGTCGAAGGCCGCTTCCCCACCCGGCAGGAACTGGACGCCGCCGCCCCGGACCACCCGGTCTACATCACCGCACCGACCAACCGCGTTCCCAACAGTGCCCTCTTCAACACCCGTGCCCTGCGCGCTGCCGGGCTGATGTCCGCGAAGACCTTCACCAAGGCGCTCAAGGGCAAGTCGAAGGACGGCATGGAGGTCACGGACACGGCCTACTGGCTGGACGGCATTGAGGTTGTCCGGGACCAGCAGACCGGCCGCCCCACCGGCGAAATACGCAATATGCAGCCCATCTACAACCCCTCCAGCTACTACGACAAGATCACCCCCTTCCTGCCGCAACCGACCTACGAGTCCATCCGCGACGGCATTCGGCTGATGGCACCTGACTTCCTCGCCGAAGGCGTCACCACACTGCTGGAGAACCACCTCACCCGAGCGGAGGAACTGCGGTCCTACCGCGAACTCGATCTCCCGCTACGGATCTTCTTCGCCCATGAGATCGACGCCCGGCAGTCGGTGGAGGAGATTGAGCGGATGCTCCGCACCGTCTCCTTCAGCGGGCGCGAGGGTTTCGGTGACGATCACCTAGCCCTGGTGGGCGTCAGTATCGGTGTGGACGGTCCGCACTGGCACGGGGCGGGGGTCGCCGACGAGCACTACATCGGCCCGGACGGAACCATGATCAATCCTGATCCCCTGGTACCGGAGCCCATCTACCGAGCCATCGTCGGCCTCGCCGCCAGGCTGGGACTGCGGGTGCACACCTGCGCGGGTGGCCGGCGTGCGATACAGATCGCGCTGGACGCCTTCGCCGCGGCCGACGACGAGTCTTCGATCTCCGACCGTCGATTCGTCCTGGAACACTGCGAGTTCCCCACCCCCGCACAGATCGCCGAATGCGGGCGCCTCGGCGTGGTACCCACCACAACGACCAACTTTCTCTGGGGCAAGGTATCCGAGGTGTTCATCGACCGCCTCGGCGGCGGTGACTACTCCGAAAACGCCATCCCGTTGCGCTGGTGGCTCGATGCCGGAATCCCCGTAGCCCAGGAAACCGACTGGGGCCCACGCAGTGTCATGTTCTCCATCTGGCAGTCACTCGCTCGACAGTCTGGCCTCACTGGCGAGGTCATCGGGGCGCACCAGCGCATCAGCCGTGAAGAGGCCATCCGTCTCTTCACCAACAACGGCGCCCATGCCCTCTTCAAGGAAGACGTACTCGGCTCCATCGAGGTGGGCAAGTTTGCCGATCTCGTGGTGCTCTCCGAATCCCCCATGACCTGCCCCGAAGACGCCATCAAAGACATCGAAGTCCTCGTCACCATGATCGACGGCAAGGCCGTGCACGGACACGAGGTCCTCGCCCAGTTGAGGGAGGCACAATGA
- a CDS encoding amidase: MINHHNIHFMSATEMARRIRTRELSPVELMESVISRIEDRNPKINAFVFTAYEEARERAHAAEQAVLAGENLGRLHGVPTAMKDLFDFKPGWISTLGGVPALAGNVATSSCTWVERMEDAGAIIVGKTNSPVLGFRGLSDNPLFGPTCNPFDTTRNSGGSSGGSAAAVADGMVPFAEGTDAGGSIRIPSSWCGVYGFKPSAGRVPAIMRPNAFGGTNPFVHEGMITRSVGDAALGLSVLSGAHPLDPFSFGAPVDFFGDLQGDVRNWRIAYSPDFGGYPVDPKVAQIVERAAHVFEQAGATVEKVDIDFGLGHTKLTDLFYRQIAIQNSETIAHLRTQGIDLLGEHSEGIPDELKESAAQGNRLKPSDVSRDQVLRSQVFDTLQTVLSSHQILLTPTVGATATVNATDGESKGPAVINGQSVDRLLGWCLTYLINMTGHPAASIPAGLTDQGLPVGLQIIGRRHQDGDVLTASAAFEDLQPWQHTYPSNTRG, encoded by the coding sequence ATGATCAACCACCACAACATCCACTTCATGTCCGCCACCGAGATGGCTCGCCGCATCCGCACGCGCGAACTCTCCCCGGTGGAGTTGATGGAGAGTGTCATCTCCCGCATCGAGGACCGCAATCCCAAGATCAACGCCTTTGTCTTCACGGCATACGAGGAAGCGCGCGAGCGGGCGCACGCCGCGGAACAGGCGGTGCTGGCAGGTGAGAACCTAGGTCGGCTGCACGGGGTACCCACAGCGATGAAGGACCTCTTCGACTTCAAACCCGGATGGATCTCCACCCTGGGAGGAGTGCCGGCCCTCGCTGGAAACGTGGCCACCTCTTCCTGCACCTGGGTCGAGCGGATGGAAGACGCGGGCGCCATCATCGTCGGGAAGACCAACAGCCCGGTGCTTGGCTTCCGCGGACTGTCGGACAACCCGCTCTTCGGCCCGACCTGCAATCCCTTCGACACCACCCGTAACTCCGGTGGTTCCTCTGGAGGTAGCGCGGCGGCCGTTGCGGACGGCATGGTGCCCTTTGCGGAGGGCACCGACGCGGGCGGATCGATCCGAATCCCCTCCTCCTGGTGCGGTGTCTACGGCTTCAAGCCCTCGGCCGGGCGCGTCCCGGCGATCATGCGCCCCAATGCCTTCGGCGGGACCAACCCGTTTGTGCACGAGGGCATGATCACGCGTTCCGTCGGGGATGCAGCGCTCGGCCTGAGCGTCCTGTCCGGAGCGCACCCACTGGACCCCTTCAGCTTCGGGGCGCCCGTGGACTTCTTCGGCGACCTCCAGGGTGATGTACGGAACTGGCGGATCGCCTACAGCCCTGACTTCGGCGGATACCCCGTTGACCCCAAGGTTGCCCAGATCGTCGAGCGAGCCGCCCACGTCTTTGAACAGGCGGGCGCGACCGTGGAGAAGGTCGACATCGACTTTGGCCTGGGCCACACCAAACTGACCGACCTGTTCTACCGTCAGATCGCGATACAGAACAGCGAGACCATTGCCCATCTACGGACTCAGGGCATCGACCTACTCGGAGAGCACTCCGAAGGCATTCCAGATGAGCTCAAGGAGTCCGCTGCGCAAGGGAACCGGTTGAAGCCGTCCGATGTCTCCCGCGACCAGGTACTCCGGTCCCAAGTGTTCGATACTCTGCAGACGGTTCTGTCCAGTCACCAGATCCTCCTCACACCCACCGTCGGCGCCACGGCAACTGTCAATGCGACTGATGGTGAGTCAAAGGGCCCCGCCGTGATCAACGGGCAGTCGGTGGACCGGTTGCTTGGCTGGTGTCTGACCTACCTCATCAACATGACCGGACACCCGGCCGCGTCCATCCCCGCCGGTCTGACCGACCAAGGACTACCGGTGGGCCTGCAGATCATCGGGCGGCGCCACCAGGACGGCGATGTCCTCACCGCAAGTGCAGCCTTCGAAGACCTTCAGCCGTGGCAACACACTTACCCATCAAACACCCGGGGATGA